The Corynebacterium qintianiae genome has a window encoding:
- a CDS encoding DUF3040 domain-containing protein — MSLSEQEQRTLREIEQSLLAEDPKFGNRVPSGAGLAGPNGGGQLTMRSAALMIFGLALLIGGVALATVNVWLVALSVIGFAVMFAGGVMALKSPSRGPVVSGRPAPRVERSARTSKMEENFKRRFEGQ; from the coding sequence GTGTCCCTTTCGGAGCAGGAACAGCGCACCCTTCGCGAGATTGAGCAGTCGCTCCTCGCTGAGGACCCTAAGTTTGGCAACCGAGTGCCGAGCGGCGCTGGCCTGGCGGGTCCAAACGGTGGTGGCCAGCTGACGATGCGCAGTGCGGCGCTTATGATCTTCGGGTTAGCGCTACTGATCGGTGGTGTCGCCTTGGCGACAGTCAACGTGTGGTTGGTCGCCCTCAGCGTAATCGGGTTCGCCGTCATGTTCGCAGGCGGCGTCATGGCCCTCAAATCGCCGTCGCGCGGACCAGTCGTCTCCGGGCGTCCGGCACCTCGGGTGGAGCGATCCGCCCGAACCTCCAAGATGGAGGAGAACTTCAAGCGTCGCTTCGAGGGGCAGTAG
- a CDS encoding SAV_6107 family HEPN domain-containing protein: MNSIVSATTNSVLGSGAGMSQRDAFLSSAYALLAQAKEDFDLGAFDVALENSYRAALRVAGSVNADSPVIQKRKRLPTSAWEKLALTSDRGKEWAAAFSAYSRERGRVVSGIEANPDPHAVRTLIELTSQFLEDSTPGVTGVTLVA, encoded by the coding sequence ATGAACAGCATCGTGTCAGCAACCACCAACTCCGTTCTCGGTTCCGGCGCCGGCATGTCGCAGCGCGACGCATTTCTTAGTTCCGCGTACGCTCTTCTCGCCCAGGCGAAGGAGGATTTCGACCTAGGGGCGTTCGATGTGGCCCTGGAGAATTCGTATCGCGCGGCATTGCGGGTGGCAGGGTCGGTCAACGCCGATTCGCCAGTCATACAGAAGCGAAAGCGGTTACCCACGAGCGCGTGGGAGAAGCTCGCCCTAACCTCGGACCGCGGTAAGGAATGGGCGGCGGCGTTCTCGGCGTACTCCCGGGAACGCGGCCGCGTTGTCTCCGGTATCGAGGCCAACCCAGACCCTCACGCGGTCCGGACTCTCATCGAGTTGACGAGCCAGTTCCTGGAGGACTCGACTCCTGGGGTGACCGGGGTAACGCTGGTGGCGTGA
- a CDS encoding GNAT family N-acetyltransferase has protein sequence MTVSIRRLSGPEFVLLAPDLVDIYLSAMGYNPEIRMQRIAVWRREIVWPGFTAVVAVEVDGGEERIVGIAYGFLGSRDRWWDQQLLQGLRRHGGPTTQHREMMNNYFEVAEVHVDPSRQGAGIGRSLLTELLWNAPARWALLSTPEVPNESNNAFGLYRKLGFADILRDFLYTGDARPFAILGRELPLDPAG, from the coding sequence GTGACTGTGTCCATTCGCCGCCTCAGCGGGCCCGAGTTCGTTCTCCTAGCCCCCGACCTCGTCGACATCTACCTCTCAGCAATGGGTTACAACCCCGAGATCCGGATGCAACGAATTGCGGTGTGGCGCAGGGAAATTGTCTGGCCGGGGTTCACGGCAGTGGTGGCCGTCGAGGTTGACGGTGGCGAGGAGCGCATCGTCGGTATCGCGTACGGTTTCCTCGGTAGCAGAGACCGTTGGTGGGACCAGCAGCTACTGCAGGGCCTACGCCGTCACGGCGGCCCGACTACCCAACACCGGGAGATGATGAACAATTACTTCGAGGTAGCGGAGGTGCATGTGGACCCCTCCCGCCAGGGGGCAGGCATCGGACGATCTCTGCTTACCGAGCTGCTATGGAACGCTCCTGCGCGGTGGGCCCTCCTCTCCACGCCCGAGGTCCCCAACGAATCCAATAACGCCTTCGGCCTGTACCGCAAGCTCGGTTTCGCGGACATCCTGCGCGACTTCCTATACACAGGCGATGCCCGCCCATTCGCCATTCTGGGCCGCGAATTGCCGCTCGATCCTGCCGGGTAG
- a CDS encoding polyprenyl synthetase family protein produces the protein MAVNPSQTTEGASRLSDIPAQVERALETFLDERRPDVEKIGAPVAESAAHLRDFVLGGGKRIRPLYAWAGFIGAGGTQSEDPAAVLRAVSSLELIQACALIHDDIIDASDTRRGNPTVHRAIEASHRSSNLFGDAAVYGRNASILIGDLALIWAEDMWRYSGVSEAALHRAAEPWRGMRTEVIGGQLLDIALEAAADESVDMADKVNRYKTAAYTIERPLHLGAALAGAPAATVEAFRGYGRDIGIAFQLRDDLLGVFGDETVTGKPAGDDLREGKRTVLFATALARLDSTNPEAAELLRSRVGRATDPDELNQLAALVESSGAVEDVEKRITSLTASGLARISEAGIDGAVAETLRDLAIRATKRRA, from the coding sequence GTGGCCGTGAATCCGAGTCAAACCACGGAGGGTGCGTCGCGTCTGTCTGACATCCCCGCCCAAGTCGAGCGCGCGCTGGAGACATTCCTCGACGAACGCCGGCCCGACGTGGAGAAGATCGGGGCGCCCGTCGCCGAATCGGCCGCGCACCTGCGCGATTTCGTCCTCGGCGGGGGAAAGCGTATCCGCCCGCTCTACGCGTGGGCAGGTTTCATCGGCGCCGGTGGCACACAGTCGGAGGATCCGGCAGCCGTCCTTCGTGCGGTCAGCTCGCTCGAACTCATCCAGGCCTGCGCGCTAATTCACGACGACATCATCGACGCCTCCGACACCCGCCGCGGCAACCCCACCGTGCACCGCGCTATCGAGGCCAGCCACCGCAGCAGCAACCTGTTCGGCGATGCCGCAGTTTACGGCCGCAACGCTTCCATCCTCATCGGCGATCTCGCCCTGATCTGGGCGGAGGACATGTGGCGCTACTCGGGTGTGAGCGAGGCGGCTCTGCACCGCGCTGCGGAGCCGTGGCGCGGTATGCGCACCGAGGTCATCGGGGGCCAGCTGCTGGACATCGCCCTCGAGGCGGCAGCCGACGAGTCCGTGGATATGGCAGACAAGGTCAACCGCTATAAAACCGCCGCGTACACCATCGAGCGCCCGCTCCACCTCGGCGCGGCGCTCGCCGGGGCACCTGCGGCGACGGTCGAAGCCTTCCGCGGGTACGGCCGCGACATCGGGATCGCCTTCCAGCTTCGCGACGACCTGCTTGGCGTGTTCGGTGACGAGACCGTGACCGGCAAACCCGCAGGCGACGACTTGCGGGAAGGCAAGCGCACCGTACTGTTCGCCACAGCCCTGGCCCGCCTCGACTCCACCAATCCCGAGGCGGCCGAGTTGCTGCGCTCGCGCGTCGGCCGCGCGACGGACCCGGATGAACTGAACCAGCTGGCGGCGCTGGTGGAATCCAGCGGCGCTGTGGAGGACGTCGAAAAGCGGATAACGAGCCTGACCGCATCTGGTCTCGCGCGGATCAGCGAGGCGGGAATCGACGGCGCGGTTGCGGAGACGCTGCGCGACCTGGCCATCCGCGCCACCAAGCGCCGTGCCTAG
- a CDS encoding alpha-(1->6)-mannopyranosyltransferase A — MPRSVWLGFVAGLMVAIGSFGAGATRNRGGVLRELGLGHLMFGHGRSIMDVILTVGIGGLVGAWVWLGRDLTRQRAASTAVERATWLWTLALAFAAPVLSRDVYSYLMQGAMLRDGFDPYTEGAAVNPGPYLYEVSHDWRNTTTPYGPLHLWIGERVTGIVGDNVTLGLVVYKFITLAGFLAVIWAVPRIATSLGGNPALALWLGVANPVMLLHMIGGMHNEAVMVGLVSVGLVLCLRNRFVAGIALISLAVSLKATAAIALPFVVWMAYNRRRSEQHSRARNFGVFLLVGAGSVALTMLVLAAVTLLSGSSWGWVAEISGNSKVVNPLAGPTLVADAFTPFAQLFNEHFRYNAALTLARTIGSVLMLAGLALTWFVFRRKDREAVAGIACAYAVAFVTNAVTFPWYYASLLTLLGTFSTPTWVRRLTVFLSVVTALAFTGGGNHRFYDGWFLLVAAVSAWVAAEWVYPRVAAGAKTPSPARA; from the coding sequence GTGCCTAGATCCGTCTGGCTCGGGTTCGTCGCCGGGCTCATGGTTGCCATCGGCTCCTTCGGCGCGGGTGCCACCCGCAACCGTGGCGGGGTCCTGCGCGAGCTCGGCCTGGGCCACCTCATGTTCGGCCACGGCCGCTCGATCATGGACGTGATACTCACGGTCGGAATCGGCGGGCTCGTTGGGGCGTGGGTATGGCTCGGGCGCGACCTGACACGGCAGCGCGCGGCTTCGACTGCGGTCGAGCGCGCGACGTGGCTGTGGACGCTGGCGCTTGCCTTCGCCGCGCCGGTGCTCTCCCGCGACGTGTACTCCTACCTCATGCAGGGCGCGATGCTTCGCGACGGCTTCGACCCCTACACCGAAGGGGCCGCGGTCAACCCCGGCCCGTACCTCTACGAGGTCAGCCACGACTGGCGCAACACCACAACGCCCTACGGCCCGCTGCACTTGTGGATCGGTGAACGGGTCACCGGCATCGTCGGTGACAACGTGACGCTCGGCCTCGTCGTGTACAAGTTCATCACCCTCGCCGGGTTCCTGGCCGTTATCTGGGCCGTGCCGCGCATCGCGACCTCCCTCGGCGGCAACCCGGCCCTCGCCCTGTGGCTCGGGGTGGCCAACCCGGTGATGCTTCTACACATGATCGGCGGGATGCACAACGAGGCGGTCATGGTGGGCCTCGTCAGCGTCGGGCTGGTGTTGTGCCTGCGCAACCGCTTCGTCGCGGGAATCGCGCTGATCAGCCTCGCGGTGTCGCTGAAAGCCACCGCAGCGATCGCGCTGCCGTTCGTCGTGTGGATGGCGTACAACCGCCGCCGCAGCGAGCAGCACAGCCGGGCCCGCAACTTCGGAGTGTTCCTGCTCGTCGGCGCCGGGTCCGTGGCGTTGACCATGCTCGTTTTGGCTGCCGTGACTCTGCTCTCCGGTTCGTCCTGGGGATGGGTTGCGGAAATCTCCGGCAACTCCAAAGTGGTCAACCCCCTCGCAGGGCCGACCCTCGTCGCAGATGCGTTCACTCCATTCGCCCAGCTTTTCAACGAACACTTCCGTTACAACGCCGCGCTCACGCTGGCGCGCACGATCGGTTCCGTGCTCATGCTCGCGGGGCTGGCTCTGACGTGGTTTGTGTTCCGGCGCAAAGACCGGGAGGCGGTCGCAGGCATCGCGTGCGCGTACGCGGTCGCCTTCGTCACCAACGCGGTGACGTTCCCGTGGTACTACGCTTCGCTGCTGACGCTGCTCGGCACCTTCAGCACCCCGACGTGGGTGCGCAGGCTAACCGTTTTCCTCTCAGTTGTCACCGCGCTCGCGTTCACCGGCGGCGGCAACCACCGCTTCTACGACGGCTGGTTTCTTCTCGTGGCAGCCGTGTCCGCGTGGGTGGCGGCGGAATGGGTATACCCGCGGGTGGCGGCGGGCGCTAAAACGCCATCGCCTGCGCGCGCCTGA
- a CDS encoding Rv2175c family DNA-binding protein, with amino-acid sequence MTTPNIDLDSLLADEELMPLPDVAEYLDVPVTKVHDLIGAHKLLVYRRDGVKYVPSLLLGEGGELSKFVGGAIMVLHDGGYGEDEILHYLFTPDESLPGRPVDALHGHGAREVIRRAQAMAF; translated from the coding sequence GTGACTACGCCGAACATTGACCTAGATAGCTTGCTTGCCGACGAAGAGCTCATGCCCTTGCCGGATGTCGCCGAATACCTCGATGTCCCCGTCACTAAGGTGCACGACCTCATCGGCGCCCACAAGCTGCTGGTCTACCGCAGGGACGGTGTCAAGTACGTCCCCTCTCTGCTGCTCGGCGAGGGCGGTGAGCTATCCAAGTTCGTCGGGGGAGCAATCATGGTGCTCCACGACGGCGGCTACGGTGAAGACGAGATCCTCCACTACCTGTTCACCCCGGACGAATCACTTCCCGGGCGGCCCGTGGACGCGCTCCACGGGCACGGCGCACGCGAAGTGATCAGGCGCGCGCAGGCGATGGCGTTTTAG
- a CDS encoding protein kinase domain-containing protein: protein MTQLAVGDYLDNRYVIDRPIARGGMSTVYRCLDARLGREVAAKVMDERYVHDRIFLSRFQREARAMAQLSHPNLVNVYDFSHEGDQVFLIMELITGGTLRELLAERGPMPPHAAAVVMRATLTGLSIAHRKGMVHRDIKPDNILINSDHRVKLADFGLVRAAADSSHSTDQIVGTVSYLSPEQVDGSSMTQASDVYSAGIVLFELLTGTVPFSGDTPLAHAYARLSRDVPAASSRIEGVPKLFDELVATATSRNPRDRFEDAAEFLAALDDVARELNLPDYVVPVPTNSAANRAAAYPTSVTALNTPPPEPAARAFEERLFPDEPAGSTRVVGATPAPLAPPVRPVTAPPVPARVAPRDPAQQVAPRPAPPKPVSNRNALATTIFVAIAALLVAAVAVGSWWFGSGKYGELPALIV, encoded by the coding sequence ATGACTCAGCTCGCCGTGGGTGACTACCTGGACAACCGCTACGTGATCGACCGCCCGATCGCCCGCGGCGGCATGTCCACGGTGTACCGCTGCCTCGACGCGCGCCTCGGCCGCGAGGTCGCCGCCAAGGTGATGGACGAGCGTTACGTGCACGACCGCATCTTTCTCAGCCGCTTTCAGCGCGAGGCGCGCGCGATGGCTCAGCTGTCGCACCCCAACCTGGTCAACGTCTACGACTTCTCACACGAGGGCGACCAGGTCTTTCTCATCATGGAGCTCATCACCGGCGGCACTTTGCGAGAGCTTCTCGCGGAGCGTGGCCCGATGCCACCCCACGCTGCGGCTGTGGTGATGCGTGCAACGCTGACCGGCCTGTCCATTGCGCACCGCAAGGGCATGGTTCACCGCGACATCAAGCCGGACAATATCCTGATCAACTCGGACCACCGGGTCAAGCTCGCGGACTTCGGCCTCGTGCGCGCCGCGGCTGACTCATCTCACTCGACGGACCAGATCGTCGGCACCGTCAGCTACCTCTCCCCCGAGCAGGTCGACGGCAGTTCCATGACGCAGGCGTCCGACGTCTACTCAGCCGGCATCGTTCTGTTCGAGCTGCTGACGGGCACCGTCCCGTTCTCCGGGGACACCCCTCTGGCCCACGCGTACGCGCGCTTGAGCCGGGATGTACCGGCGGCGTCGTCACGCATTGAGGGTGTGCCAAAGCTTTTCGACGAGCTGGTGGCCACCGCCACCTCCAGAAACCCCCGCGATCGGTTCGAGGACGCCGCCGAGTTCCTGGCCGCGCTCGACGACGTTGCCCGGGAGTTGAACCTCCCCGACTACGTCGTCCCCGTCCCCACCAATTCGGCGGCGAACCGGGCCGCCGCTTACCCGACGTCGGTGACCGCGCTGAATACACCCCCGCCCGAGCCGGCTGCACGAGCGTTCGAGGAGCGCTTGTTTCCCGATGAACCCGCGGGAAGCACCCGGGTGGTGGGCGCGACCCCCGCGCCGCTGGCACCCCCTGTGCGGCCGGTAACCGCTCCCCCGGTTCCCGCGCGCGTTGCTCCGCGCGATCCGGCTCAGCAGGTCGCCCCACGGCCGGCACCTCCCAAGCCTGTAAGTAACCGCAATGCGCTGGCCACGACAATCTTCGTGGCAATCGCGGCGCTGCTCGTCGCGGCAGTCGCCGTCGGATCGTGGTGGTTTGGCTCGGGCAAGTACGGCGAACTCCCCGCCCTCATCGTGTGA
- a CDS encoding class II 3-deoxy-7-phosphoheptulonate synthase, with the protein MSWTIDIPKDVLPDLPPLPGDLNERFQDVISRDAKQQPTWDSNEAGYVRKILESVPPVVLAPEIEVLKEQLADVALGRAFLLQGGDCAETFESNTEPHIRANVRTLLQMAAVLTYGASMPVVKLGRIAGQYAKPRSSDLDANGLPNYRGDIVNGVEPTPEARRHDPARMVRAYANASAAMNLVRALTSSGTADLNHINDWNRQFVAASPAGARYEALAREISRSLAFMNACGVNDEHLRTSEIYASHEALLVDYERAMLRLAEDSKGETKLYDLSAHQLWIGERTRGMDDFHVNFAAMINNPIGIKLGPKVTPEEAVAYADKLDPNREPGRLTMVIRMGHDNVRRVLPGIVNAVEASGHKVVWQSDPMHGNTFTASNGYKTRHFDKIIDEAQGFFEVHRELGTHPGGIHIELTGENVTECLGGAQDITDLDLPGRYESACDPRLNTEQALELAFLVAEMLRY; encoded by the coding sequence GTGAGTTGGACTATCGACATCCCCAAAGACGTTCTGCCTGATCTCCCTCCGCTGCCGGGAGACCTGAACGAGAGGTTCCAGGACGTCATCTCGCGCGACGCCAAGCAGCAGCCGACATGGGACTCGAACGAGGCCGGTTACGTCCGCAAGATCCTCGAGTCCGTCCCGCCCGTCGTGCTCGCGCCCGAAATCGAGGTGCTCAAAGAGCAGCTTGCCGACGTCGCCCTGGGCAGGGCGTTCCTCCTCCAGGGAGGCGACTGCGCCGAGACCTTTGAGTCCAACACCGAGCCTCACATCCGCGCCAACGTGCGCACGCTGCTGCAGATGGCGGCGGTGCTGACGTACGGTGCGTCGATGCCGGTGGTGAAACTGGGCCGCATCGCGGGCCAGTACGCCAAGCCCCGCTCGTCCGACCTAGACGCTAACGGCCTTCCCAATTACCGCGGTGACATTGTCAACGGGGTCGAACCGACTCCGGAAGCCCGCCGCCACGACCCCGCGCGCATGGTCCGTGCCTACGCAAACGCCTCCGCGGCGATGAACCTGGTTCGAGCGCTGACGTCTTCGGGCACAGCGGACCTGAACCACATCAACGATTGGAACCGCCAATTCGTCGCGGCCTCGCCGGCCGGGGCACGCTACGAGGCCCTTGCCCGGGAAATTTCCCGCTCACTCGCGTTCATGAACGCCTGCGGTGTCAACGACGAGCATCTGCGCACCAGTGAGATTTACGCTTCCCACGAGGCGCTGCTTGTTGACTACGAGCGTGCCATGCTCCGTCTGGCTGAGGACAGCAAAGGCGAGACCAAGCTCTACGACCTCTCCGCTCACCAGCTCTGGATCGGCGAGCGCACTCGCGGCATGGATGACTTCCACGTCAACTTCGCCGCCATGATCAACAACCCGATCGGAATCAAGCTCGGCCCGAAGGTGACGCCCGAAGAGGCCGTGGCCTATGCGGACAAGCTCGATCCGAACCGCGAGCCGGGGCGACTGACCATGGTGATCCGCATGGGCCACGACAATGTCCGCCGCGTGCTGCCGGGCATCGTCAACGCCGTCGAGGCGTCGGGCCACAAGGTGGTCTGGCAGTCCGACCCGATGCACGGCAACACCTTCACCGCCTCGAACGGGTACAAGACCCGCCATTTCGACAAGATCATCGACGAGGCACAGGGCTTCTTTGAGGTCCACCGCGAGCTGGGGACGCACCCGGGTGGAATCCACATCGAGCTCACCGGCGAAAACGTCACCGAATGCCTCGGCGGCGCTCAAGACATCACCGACTTGGATCTGCCCGGCCGCTACGAGTCCGCCTGTGACCCGCGCCTCAACACCGAGCAGGCCCTCGAGTTGGCCTTCCTCGTTGCCGAGATGCTGCGTTACTAG
- a CDS encoding polyadenylate-specific 3'-exoribonuclease AS — protein MRFFYDTEFIEDGTTIDLVSIGIVAEDGREYYAVSTDFEAPKANRWVRDNVLDKLPSPASAEWKSTSAIRQDVLEFLTAGTGEPELWAWVGAYDHVVLAQLWGDMSGLPKALPRFTRELKQYWEMAGRPKLPSLPKGNHDALVDARHNLAKFKVCREILPLDKTGRVSTRREEDSTQ, from the coding sequence GTGCGATTCTTCTACGACACCGAGTTCATCGAGGACGGCACGACCATCGATCTGGTCTCGATCGGCATTGTGGCCGAGGACGGACGCGAGTACTACGCTGTGTCCACGGACTTCGAGGCGCCGAAAGCCAACCGCTGGGTGCGCGACAACGTGCTTGACAAACTCCCCAGCCCCGCAAGCGCGGAATGGAAATCGACATCCGCGATCAGGCAGGACGTTCTGGAGTTCCTGACCGCGGGAACGGGGGAGCCGGAGCTGTGGGCGTGGGTGGGGGCGTACGACCACGTCGTGCTCGCCCAGCTGTGGGGTGACATGAGCGGGTTGCCCAAGGCGCTACCGCGGTTTACCCGCGAGCTCAAGCAATACTGGGAGATGGCGGGCAGGCCCAAGCTGCCGAGCTTGCCCAAAGGCAACCACGATGCGCTTGTCGACGCCCGCCACAACCTAGCGAAGTTCAAGGTCTGCCGCGAGATTTTACCCTTGGACAAGACTGGCCGGGTTTCCACGCGGCGGGAGGAGGATTCCACCCAGTGA
- a CDS encoding lysophospholipid acyltransferase family protein, which yields MLNKWYVVFKAIMGPPLLLWNRPTVEGAHNVPRKGSAILASNHQAVMDSFYLPLMLWRQITFPAKKEYFASPGLFGAVQRFFFTAAGQIPVDRGEAAAAADLDRAAKEVFDQGRLLGFYPEGTRSPDGRLYKGRTGMARIAMKHNVDVIPVAMIDTREANPIGTFIPRPRRVRIKIGEGISPHEWARENGYEPNSREVMRPFTDFVMQKLQDLSGYPYVDMYASEVKKSLEEGRGYPEGAKPEAL from the coding sequence ATGCTGAACAAGTGGTACGTGGTGTTCAAAGCAATCATGGGCCCCCCGCTTTTGCTGTGGAACCGCCCCACTGTTGAGGGCGCGCACAACGTTCCGCGCAAGGGCTCAGCAATCCTCGCCTCTAACCACCAGGCGGTAATGGACTCGTTTTACCTTCCGCTAATGTTGTGGCGCCAGATAACGTTTCCTGCCAAAAAAGAGTATTTCGCCTCGCCAGGGTTGTTCGGCGCGGTACAGCGCTTCTTTTTCACCGCAGCGGGACAGATCCCCGTGGACCGCGGAGAGGCCGCGGCCGCGGCCGACCTGGACCGCGCGGCCAAAGAGGTCTTCGACCAAGGCAGGCTGCTGGGTTTTTATCCGGAGGGCACCCGGTCCCCGGACGGACGGTTGTACAAGGGGCGGACGGGAATGGCGCGCATCGCCATGAAGCACAACGTGGATGTCATCCCGGTTGCCATGATTGACACGCGCGAGGCCAACCCCATCGGCACGTTTATTCCGCGGCCACGGCGGGTGAGGATAAAAATCGGCGAGGGCATCAGCCCCCATGAGTGGGCGCGGGAGAACGGTTATGAGCCGAACTCGCGGGAGGTGATGCGCCCGTTCACCGACTTCGTGATGCAAAAGTTGCAGGATTTGAGCGGGTACCCGTACGTGGACATGTACGCCTCCGAGGTAAAGAAGTCCCTCGAGGAGGGCCGCGGTTACCCCGAAGGCGCGAAGCCCGAAGCATTGTAA
- a CDS encoding ROK family protein, translating to MLSESHGSPLTVGFDIGGTNTRAGVVTGDGDIIDSRSTDTPHDADELTAAITGLVADLRRDHKVAAVGVALAGFLDPDCEKVRFAPHLPWRNDAPVKAILEDAIGLPVRLEHDANSAAWGEYRFGAAREADTWVFFAVGTGIGATLMHRGEIYRGSFGTAPEFGHLTVVPGGRVCSCGKHGCLERYASGTALVDTAVEVASAGGYKGCGLYRAVVDKRASGHDVMAAARRGDPLGRAAVATFADWLGQGLSIVADVLDPELIVLGGGVSSDADLFLDRAREAMAHDIVGAGYRPLPKLLCAERGPDAGMLGVADLARELAEERDKAC from the coding sequence ATGCTTTCGGAATCCCACGGCTCGCCGCTCACGGTCGGCTTCGACATCGGCGGAACGAATACCCGCGCCGGGGTGGTGACAGGCGACGGGGACATCATTGACTCCCGCTCGACCGACACTCCGCACGACGCGGATGAGCTGACCGCAGCGATCACGGGATTGGTGGCGGATTTGCGCCGCGACCACAAGGTGGCCGCGGTGGGTGTCGCCCTCGCCGGCTTTCTCGATCCCGATTGCGAGAAGGTCCGCTTCGCTCCGCACCTGCCGTGGCGCAACGACGCGCCGGTTAAAGCCATCCTCGAAGACGCGATCGGGCTTCCTGTGCGTCTCGAGCACGATGCGAACTCGGCGGCATGGGGTGAGTACCGCTTCGGCGCGGCCCGCGAGGCCGATACGTGGGTGTTCTTCGCCGTCGGAACCGGTATCGGTGCGACCCTGATGCACCGCGGTGAGATTTACCGCGGTTCTTTCGGCACCGCGCCCGAGTTTGGTCACTTAACGGTCGTGCCGGGCGGTCGCGTGTGTTCCTGCGGCAAGCACGGCTGCCTGGAGCGCTATGCTTCCGGCACGGCCCTAGTGGATACCGCCGTGGAGGTTGCCTCGGCCGGCGGGTACAAGGGGTGCGGGCTCTACCGTGCGGTGGTGGACAAGCGGGCGAGCGGGCACGACGTGATGGCGGCCGCGCGGCGCGGGGATCCTCTGGGCCGGGCGGCCGTCGCTACGTTCGCGGATTGGCTCGGTCAAGGCCTGTCGATCGTCGCGGATGTCTTAGACCCCGAGCTCATTGTGCTAGGCGGGGGAGTCAGCAGCGACGCGGACCTCTTCCTCGACCGCGCCCGGGAAGCCATGGCCCACGACATCGTTGGGGCTGGATACCGCCCGCTGCCAAAGCTTTTGTGTGCCGAACGAGGACCCGATGCAGGTATGCTCGGTGTGGCCGATTTGGCTCGTGAACTGGCTGAGGAAAGAGACAAAGCATGCTGA
- a CDS encoding glycosyltransferase family 4 protein: MPVLLVTNDFPPTVGGIQSYVRDFADEFVRRAGAAELVVFASTQDEKAAEEWDAAAPYTVVRWPRRLMLPTPATVRRMRRIIREHGIDTVWFGAAAPLAVMGPAAKRAGAELVVASTHGHEVGWSMLPGARQVLTAIGRGTDTVTFISDYTLRRFRRAFGAGVEFVALPSGVDKRFFRPLDNAERVAVRAELGVGGDPLVVCASRLVRRKGQDTLIDALPDVLAEFPAARLIIVGSGPYERLLRRRAKALGDSVMFTGPVPREDLRDIVGAADVFAMPARTRGAGLDVEGLGIVYLEAQACGVPVVAGNSGGAPETVTPNTGIVVDGRDASAVAGAVAELLGDPARRRLMGERGREHVVRNFSWETLGDRLFSLLRPTG, encoded by the coding sequence ATGCCGGTTCTGCTGGTCACCAATGATTTCCCGCCCACCGTGGGTGGGATTCAATCGTACGTGCGGGACTTCGCCGACGAGTTCGTCCGCCGCGCGGGCGCGGCCGAGCTGGTTGTGTTCGCGTCAACGCAGGATGAGAAGGCCGCGGAAGAATGGGACGCTGCGGCACCTTACACCGTGGTGCGCTGGCCCCGTCGGCTCATGCTGCCCACGCCCGCCACCGTCAGGCGGATGCGGCGCATCATCCGTGAACACGGCATAGACACGGTCTGGTTCGGAGCGGCCGCGCCGCTCGCCGTGATGGGCCCGGCTGCGAAACGCGCCGGAGCTGAGCTGGTGGTGGCCTCCACGCACGGCCACGAGGTGGGTTGGTCGATGCTGCCGGGGGCGCGCCAGGTTCTCACCGCCATCGGTCGCGGCACCGATACCGTGACTTTCATCTCCGACTACACCCTGCGCCGGTTCCGCCGCGCGTTCGGCGCGGGGGTGGAGTTCGTGGCGTTGCCATCGGGCGTCGATAAGCGATTCTTCCGTCCGCTCGACAACGCCGAGCGGGTTGCGGTACGCGCGGAGCTCGGGGTAGGTGGGGATCCACTTGTGGTGTGCGCGTCGCGGCTGGTGCGGAGAAAGGGCCAAGACACGCTTATCGACGCCCTCCCGGACGTCCTCGCTGAATTCCCCGCCGCGCGCCTCATTATCGTGGGTTCTGGCCCGTACGAGCGTCTCTTGAGGCGACGCGCCAAGGCGCTGGGGGACTCGGTGATGTTTACGGGCCCGGTGCCGCGGGAGGATCTGCGCGACATCGTCGGCGCGGCGGATGTATTTGCCATGCCTGCGCGCACGAGGGGCGCGGGCCTGGACGTCGAGGGGCTCGGCATCGTCTACCTGGAGGCACAGGCGTGCGGGGTGCCCGTTGTCGCCGGTAATTCCGGCGGTGCACCGGAGACGGTGACACCGAACACCGGGATCGTGGTCGACGGGCGGGACGCATCGGCCGTGGCAGGCGCGGTTGCGGAGCTGCTGGGCGACCCTGCGCGGCGCCGCCTGATGGGAGAGCGCGGCCGCGAGCATGTGGTGCGCAACTTCTCCTGGGAGACCCTGGGTGACAGGTTGTTCAGTCTTCTGCGCCCGACGGGTTAA